The proteins below are encoded in one region of Thermococcus peptonophilus:
- a CDS encoding pyridoxal-phosphate dependent enzyme, producing the protein MLRCSRCGRTYPETFRLKCDCGGTLLVEKKHVDFFGSLMPYFDARRYINFLPVSGHLLPPPVPAITPTVELQVGPVTALFKLDYLQPSGSFKDRGTWVTVAKLMEEGISEVVIDSSGNAALSLALHSLPAGIKVHTFVSYEAMPSKISLLQRLGAVIHFVDGNRMKVYEEAVEFAEREGITYVSHWLNPYFIEGTKLIAYESYEQVGVPDYAFAPTGSGTLFIGLWKGFRELREMGEINEVPRLVAVQAEGYESLCERSLMKNRLADGIAIPEPPRKEDMLRALDESNGLCVSVSEAETREAFDWLVNAGFLVEPTSAVVLAGMWKLVDSGEIPAGSKVLLPLTGSGLKLTERI; encoded by the coding sequence ATGCTCAGGTGTTCGAGGTGCGGAAGAACATACCCCGAGACGTTTAGGTTGAAGTGCGACTGCGGTGGAACGCTCTTAGTGGAGAAGAAGCACGTTGACTTCTTCGGAAGTCTTATGCCATACTTTGATGCTAGGAGGTACATCAACTTTCTGCCCGTTAGCGGGCACCTTCTCCCCCCTCCAGTGCCTGCCATAACGCCGACAGTTGAACTTCAGGTCGGCCCTGTTACTGCCCTCTTCAAGCTCGACTACCTTCAGCCCAGTGGTTCTTTCAAGGACCGGGGGACCTGGGTAACAGTCGCTAAACTTATGGAGGAGGGAATAAGTGAAGTAGTAATCGACAGCTCAGGAAACGCGGCCCTGAGCCTGGCTCTCCATTCCCTCCCCGCGGGAATTAAAGTCCACACTTTTGTTTCCTATGAGGCAATGCCATCAAAAATTTCCCTGCTCCAGCGACTGGGGGCAGTAATCCACTTCGTTGATGGAAACAGAATGAAAGTCTACGAAGAGGCCGTTGAGTTCGCGGAAAGGGAAGGGATAACGTATGTAAGCCACTGGCTTAACCCCTACTTCATCGAGGGGACAAAACTCATCGCCTACGAGTCCTACGAGCAGGTTGGAGTTCCTGACTATGCTTTCGCCCCAACAGGTTCTGGAACGCTCTTCATCGGTCTCTGGAAGGGCTTCAGGGAGCTTAGGGAGATGGGGGAGATAAACGAGGTTCCTCGGCTTGTAGCCGTCCAGGCAGAGGGTTACGAAAGCCTCTGCGAACGTTCCCTCATGAAAAACCGCCTTGCTGACGGGATAGCGATTCCCGAGCCTCCGCGAAAAGAGGATATGCTTAGGGCGCTGGATGAGAGCAATGGCCTCTGCGTAAGCGTTAGCGAGGCCGAGACGAGGGAGGCGTTTGACTGGCTCGTCAACGCAGGATTCCTTGTAGAACCGACATCAGCCGTTGTTCTTGCTGGGATGTGGAAGCTCGTGGATTCAGGTGAGATCCCTGCTGGTTCGAAAGTCCTGCTTCCTCTAACTGGCTCTGGTCTTAAACTAACCGAACGTATTTAA
- a CDS encoding MEMO1 family protein, translating into MVRYPAVAGSFYPAGEELVPMLERFFSDLGEEGSERRITAGVAPHAGYVFSGYTASRTYKAIFEDGLPETFVILGPNHTGLGSPIAVHPPGTWITPLGEIEVDGELAKEIAKISGIADLDDLAHKYEHSIEVQVPFIQYLAEKTRKDVKIVPITLGIQDEDVAEDLGKAVFEASRELGRDVVVIASTDFMHYGPVYGYVPFRARADELPHRIKEWDFRIIRRILDFDVRGMFDEIREMNHTMCGPGGVGTAIVYSRLAGAVEAELLHYTTSFEVSRSTDAVVGYASIVFRR; encoded by the coding sequence GTGGTGAGATATCCAGCGGTCGCGGGAAGCTTCTATCCCGCTGGCGAGGAGTTAGTCCCCATGCTGGAGAGGTTTTTCAGTGACCTTGGCGAGGAGGGAAGCGAAAGGAGGATAACCGCAGGTGTTGCACCTCATGCGGGCTACGTATTCTCAGGCTATACAGCGAGCAGAACCTACAAGGCAATCTTTGAGGACGGACTTCCGGAGACGTTCGTGATCCTCGGACCGAACCACACCGGTCTCGGCTCGCCGATAGCGGTTCACCCGCCGGGCACGTGGATAACGCCCCTCGGCGAGATAGAGGTTGATGGAGAGCTGGCAAAGGAGATAGCAAAAATCTCCGGTATAGCTGACCTTGACGACCTTGCCCACAAGTACGAGCACTCCATTGAGGTTCAGGTTCCGTTCATACAGTACCTAGCAGAGAAGACCAGGAAAGATGTGAAGATTGTCCCGATAACACTCGGTATTCAGGACGAAGACGTTGCCGAAGACCTTGGGAAGGCCGTCTTCGAGGCAAGTAGGGAACTCGGCAGGGACGTAGTTGTCATAGCAAGCACTGACTTCATGCACTACGGCCCGGTTTACGGCTACGTGCCCTTCAGGGCTAGGGCGGACGAGCTCCCCCACAGGATAAAGGAGTGGGACTTCAGGATAATCAGGAGGATCCTCGATTTCGACGTCAGGGGAATGTTTGATGAGATAAGGGAGATGAACCACACCATGTGCGGGCCAGGAGGGGTTGGGACGGCAATAGTCTACTCCCGCCTTGCTGGAGCAGTAGAGGCTGAACTCCTCCACTACACGACGAGCTTTGAGGTGAGCAGAAGCACTGATGCCGTCGTTGGATATGCGAGCATAGTCTTCAGGCGCTAG
- a CDS encoding RNase J family beta-CASP ribonuclease: protein MIRVYTISGYEEVGKNMTAVGYSDGRKEEVVIIDMGIRLDRVLIHEDVNIQQFPTKELQRLGAIPDDSILRNKKVVAITFTHGHLDHIGAVGKIAPHYPDVPIYGTPYTIKLAKSEVKSEQYFEVKNPMYETEFGEIVQVSENLAIEFVRTTHSIPQAAMVVVHTPEGAVVHTGDFKFDNNNPLGERPDYKRLKELGKEGVKVLIAESTRVAEPTKTPSEAVAQMLLEDFFLYEGMDEKGLIATTFASHIARLQELIWIANKMGRQAVFVGRSLAKYTGIAKQLGLIKMKGARAVRSPNAIKKVLAEVSGAREDYLLVVTGHQGEPGAVLTRMANGELYDIGKQDTVVFSAGTIPNPLNRAQRYVLETKLKMKGVRMIKDLHVSGHASREDHRYLLRMLNPENIVPAHGEFRMLTHYAELAEEEGYLIGRDVFVSRNGYTVEIE from the coding sequence ATGATTAGAGTTTACACAATCAGCGGCTACGAGGAAGTCGGTAAGAACATGACCGCCGTCGGCTATTCTGACGGCAGGAAAGAGGAAGTTGTTATAATTGACATGGGCATAAGGCTCGACCGCGTTCTCATCCACGAGGACGTTAACATCCAGCAGTTTCCAACGAAGGAGCTCCAGAGGCTCGGCGCAATACCCGATGATTCAATTCTGAGAAACAAGAAGGTCGTGGCGATAACGTTCACCCACGGCCACCTCGACCACATTGGAGCGGTCGGGAAAATAGCACCGCACTATCCGGACGTTCCGATATACGGCACACCCTACACGATAAAGCTGGCCAAGAGTGAGGTCAAGAGCGAGCAGTACTTCGAGGTCAAGAACCCGATGTATGAAACTGAGTTCGGCGAGATAGTCCAGGTGAGCGAGAACCTGGCGATAGAGTTCGTGAGGACAACTCACTCGATACCTCAGGCGGCGATGGTGGTTGTCCACACTCCTGAGGGGGCAGTTGTCCATACCGGCGACTTTAAATTTGACAATAACAACCCGCTCGGAGAGAGACCAGACTACAAGCGCCTAAAAGAGCTCGGCAAGGAGGGCGTTAAGGTTCTTATAGCTGAATCTACCCGCGTTGCCGAGCCAACCAAGACGCCGAGTGAGGCAGTTGCCCAGATGCTTTTGGAAGACTTCTTCCTCTACGAGGGAATGGACGAGAAAGGATTGATAGCGACCACATTTGCCAGCCATATAGCCCGTCTCCAGGAGCTCATCTGGATAGCAAACAAGATGGGCAGGCAGGCCGTCTTCGTTGGCAGGTCTCTGGCGAAGTACACCGGAATAGCCAAACAGCTCGGCCTGATAAAGATGAAGGGAGCGAGAGCAGTCAGAAGCCCGAACGCCATAAAGAAAGTCCTCGCCGAGGTATCGGGGGCGAGGGAGGACTACCTCCTCGTTGTTACGGGTCATCAGGGTGAGCCGGGGGCTGTCCTCACGAGGATGGCGAACGGCGAGCTCTACGACATAGGAAAGCAGGACACAGTTGTCTTCTCAGCAGGGACCATACCGAACCCTCTCAACAGGGCACAGCGCTACGTCCTTGAGACAAAACTCAAGATGAAGGGCGTCCGGATGATAAAGGACCTCCACGTCTCTGGACACGCGAGCAGGGAAGACCACCGCTATCTCCTCAGGATGCTCAACCCAGAGAACATCGTCCCAGCGCACGGCGAGTTCAGGATGCTCACTCACTACGCCGA
- a CDS encoding aspartate/glutamate racemase family protein gives MKRIGLIGGTTPESTAYYYRKYIEISRELFEPYFFPELVIFSMNFRAFKDNPRGWEGRKEMLIEAARALERAGAEVIGIAANTPHIVFPDVQKAVNAEMVSIIEAVANEAKRRGLKKLLLLGTKTTMEMPFYREALEKRGFQVVVPDGEERERVNSIIFNELALGKMESKPYLVELVEKYAREGVEGVILGCTELPLAIKPGDVGIEVLDSAEIHMRALIEKAME, from the coding sequence ATGAAGAGGATAGGTCTCATCGGCGGAACAACTCCGGAATCAACCGCCTACTACTACCGCAAATACATCGAGATATCGAGGGAGCTCTTCGAGCCCTACTTCTTCCCGGAGCTCGTCATTTTCTCGATGAACTTCAGGGCCTTCAAGGACAACCCGCGCGGCTGGGAAGGGAGGAAGGAAATGCTGATCGAAGCAGCTAGGGCACTTGAGAGAGCCGGTGCTGAGGTAATTGGAATCGCCGCCAATACTCCCCACATAGTCTTTCCGGACGTCCAGAAAGCTGTAAATGCCGAGATGGTCAGCATAATCGAGGCCGTCGCGAACGAAGCTAAGAGGCGCGGCCTTAAGAAGCTCCTCTTGCTCGGAACAAAGACCACGATGGAGATGCCCTTTTACCGCGAGGCACTTGAAAAGAGGGGCTTTCAGGTTGTAGTTCCGGACGGGGAAGAGCGCGAGAGGGTAAACTCGATAATCTTCAACGAGCTGGCCCTAGGGAAGATGGAGAGCAAGCCGTACCTCGTTGAGCTGGTTGAAAAGTACGCCCGGGAAGGCGTTGAGGGTGTAATTTTGGGCTGTACTGAGCTCCCGCTGGCAATAAAGCCCGGCGACGTCGGCATAGAAGTCCTCGACAGCGCGGAGATTCACATGAGGGCGCTCATCGAGAAGGCGATGGAGTGA
- a CDS encoding molybdopterin-binding protein produces the protein MLAEVLTIGDELLTGHTVDSNSAFIASKLVERGYWVRRITTVGDDVEEIKTVIGEILARKPEVLVISGGLGPTHDDVTMLAVAEALGKKLILCEECLEKIKAFYERLYREGYIDDPSLNEGRKKMAYLPEGAEPLENTEGAAPGAFIEHEGVKIFVLPGMPREMKAMLEKEVLPRLGRRKFLQRKFLAEITDESKLAPILREALKKFKVKIHSSPKGFGKYIGLIIFAEDEGELEKTVEYLESRGIKLEEA, from the coding sequence ATGTTAGCCGAAGTCCTCACCATCGGCGATGAGCTTTTGACCGGCCACACCGTTGACAGCAACTCGGCCTTTATAGCTTCCAAGCTGGTGGAAAGGGGCTACTGGGTGAGGAGAATAACAACCGTCGGAGACGACGTCGAGGAGATAAAGACCGTTATTGGGGAGATACTCGCAAGGAAGCCTGAGGTCCTCGTCATCAGCGGCGGCCTTGGGCCGACTCACGACGACGTTACAATGCTGGCAGTTGCGGAGGCCCTTGGCAAAAAGTTAATCCTGTGCGAGGAATGCCTTGAGAAGATAAAGGCCTTCTACGAGAGGCTCTACCGCGAGGGCTACATAGACGACCCGAGTCTCAACGAGGGGAGGAAGAAGATGGCCTACCTGCCAGAGGGGGCTGAGCCGCTTGAGAACACCGAAGGGGCGGCGCCCGGGGCTTTCATCGAGCATGAGGGTGTGAAAATCTTCGTGCTTCCCGGAATGCCGAGGGAAATGAAGGCCATGCTTGAGAAAGAAGTTCTTCCAAGACTTGGAAGAAGGAAGTTCCTCCAGAGAAAGTTTTTGGCCGAGATAACCGACGAGAGCAAGCTGGCTCCCATTCTCAGGGAGGCACTGAAAAAGTTCAAAGTTAAAATCCACTCCTCTCCCAAAGGCTTCGGGAAGTACATAGGGCTGATAATCTTTGCAGAAGACGAAGGAGAACTGGAGAAAACCGTTGAGTACCTCGAAAGCAGGGGGATAAAGCTGGAAGAAGCCTGA
- a CDS encoding DUF257 family protein, with protein MDKEVREFEKILDGIKFGESVMVEYSGYSVPAEGLYHLVKWAKEKGHKVVIVDILDTLYLYYQHIKLYGKDAEILNDVTVVKIGGRFKVGNVAGRINITGPTIGERAFSEVYQDIVNDGNVVTIVLGLAKLMMLYADSKKDILNIVNIILSYIGDEKVKGFHFINRDLMKEVSPYIIPLIAELMTTVIKIERVDGVSMMRVVRSLNPNIEKLELKLS; from the coding sequence ATGGACAAGGAGGTGCGCGAGTTCGAAAAAATACTTGATGGAATAAAGTTTGGGGAGAGCGTGATGGTAGAGTACTCTGGATACTCAGTACCCGCTGAGGGGCTCTATCACCTGGTTAAATGGGCAAAGGAGAAAGGCCACAAGGTCGTCATTGTGGACATCCTGGACACGCTCTACCTGTATTACCAGCACATAAAGCTCTACGGCAAGGATGCAGAAATACTCAATGACGTTACTGTCGTCAAGATAGGCGGGAGGTTTAAGGTGGGCAACGTCGCGGGCAGGATCAACATAACCGGGCCAACAATAGGTGAGAGGGCTTTCTCAGAGGTCTATCAGGATATAGTGAATGACGGCAATGTTGTCACGATAGTCCTCGGCCTAGCCAAGCTCATGATGCTCTACGCAGACTCGAAAAAGGACATCTTGAACATCGTCAACATAATCCTCTCCTACATCGGGGACGAGAAAGTCAAGGGCTTCCACTTTATCAACAGAGACTTGATGAAGGAAGTCTCACCGTACATAATCCCACTAATAGCTGAGCTGATGACCACCGTGATTAAGATAGAGCGGGTCGACGGAGTGAGCATGATGAGAGTCGTGAGGTCCCTCAACCCAAACATTGAGAAATTGGAATTGAAGCTCAGTTAA
- the udp gene encoding uridine phosphorylase, whose protein sequence is MVEKFVSAERPQTEEGMQYHIACKPGDVARYVLLPGDPERVPKISSLWDEAREIAFHREYRTHTGKYRGVPISVTSTGIGGPSTAIAVEELAAIGADTFIRVGSTGAIQPGIEIGDLIIAKAAVRLDGTSKQYVRVEYPAVADLEVTLALIEAAESLDVRYHVGITASTDSFYLGQGRPGLNGYFPSFARNIVDDLRQARVTNFEMEAATLYTLANIYGLRAGCVCAVFANRVTNEFGKAGEKEAALVASEAVKILAEWDEEKEKAGKKVWHPSLRG, encoded by the coding sequence ATGGTGGAAAAGTTCGTATCAGCCGAAAGACCCCAGACTGAAGAGGGGATGCAGTACCACATAGCCTGCAAGCCGGGCGATGTTGCTCGCTACGTCCTCCTTCCAGGAGACCCTGAGAGAGTGCCCAAGATAAGCTCGCTCTGGGACGAAGCGAGGGAGATAGCCTTCCACAGGGAGTACAGGACGCACACCGGGAAGTACAGAGGCGTGCCGATAAGTGTGACCTCTACGGGGATAGGGGGTCCATCAACAGCCATCGCCGTCGAGGAATTGGCCGCGATTGGGGCGGATACATTCATCCGCGTTGGTTCTACGGGCGCAATACAGCCCGGAATTGAGATAGGAGACCTCATCATAGCAAAAGCTGCTGTGAGACTCGATGGTACTTCAAAGCAGTACGTCAGGGTCGAATATCCAGCCGTTGCAGACCTTGAGGTCACCCTCGCCCTTATAGAGGCCGCCGAGAGCCTCGATGTAAGATACCACGTAGGGATAACAGCCTCGACCGACAGCTTCTACCTTGGACAGGGGAGGCCTGGCCTGAACGGGTACTTCCCGAGCTTCGCGAGGAACATCGTTGACGACCTCAGACAGGCCCGCGTGACGAACTTCGAAATGGAAGCTGCAACTCTTTACACGCTTGCCAACATCTACGGGCTCAGAGCAGGGTGTGTATGCGCAGTCTTTGCCAACAGGGTGACCAACGAGTTTGGTAAGGCAGGAGAGAAGGAAGCGGCTTTGGTCGCGAGTGAGGCCGTCAAGATACTCGCAGAGTGGGACGAGGAGAAAGAAAAGGCCGGGAAGAAGGTGTGGCACCCAAGTCTGAGGGGTTGA
- the fni gene encoding type 2 isopentenyl-diphosphate Delta-isomerase: MGEFDKEELTIIRKFEHIEHCLKRNVQAHVTNGFEDVHFVHMSLPEIDKDEIDLSVEFLGRKFDYPIFIAGMTGGTKGSQLAGRINKTLAKAAQELNIPMGVGSQRAMIRKPETWESYYVRDVAPDVFLVGNLGAPQFSETIRERYGLEEALKAVETIQADALAIHMNPLQESVQPEGDTQYRGVLKALAELKAEFPYPIIAKETGAGVSMEVAVRLESIGIDAIDVGGLGGTSWSGVEYYRAKDEIGRDLALRFWDWGIKTAISVAEVRYATELPIIATGGMRDGIAMAKALAMGATFAGVALPLLKPAVKGDVEGVIKILRRYIEEIRNAMFLVGARNVEELRKVPLVITGFTREWLEQRIDLPSYLRNRG, encoded by the coding sequence ATGGGGGAGTTTGATAAGGAGGAACTCACGATCATCAGGAAGTTCGAGCACATAGAGCACTGCCTCAAGAGGAACGTGCAAGCCCACGTTACCAACGGTTTTGAGGATGTCCACTTCGTCCACATGAGCCTGCCCGAGATTGACAAGGATGAAATCGACCTGAGCGTTGAGTTCCTTGGGAGGAAGTTCGACTATCCGATTTTCATCGCTGGAATGACCGGCGGAACGAAGGGTTCCCAGCTGGCAGGGAGGATTAACAAGACCCTTGCCAAAGCCGCCCAGGAGCTCAACATACCGATGGGCGTTGGCAGTCAAAGGGCCATGATAAGGAAGCCCGAGACCTGGGAGAGCTACTACGTTAGGGACGTTGCTCCCGATGTGTTTCTCGTTGGAAACCTCGGTGCTCCTCAGTTCTCCGAGACAATCAGGGAGCGCTACGGCCTTGAGGAGGCGCTTAAGGCCGTTGAGACCATCCAGGCCGATGCCCTGGCAATTCACATGAACCCGCTCCAGGAGAGCGTCCAGCCCGAGGGGGACACCCAGTACAGGGGCGTTTTGAAAGCTCTGGCAGAGCTGAAGGCCGAGTTCCCGTACCCGATAATCGCAAAGGAGACCGGGGCTGGCGTCTCCATGGAGGTCGCGGTGAGGCTTGAGAGCATCGGTATTGATGCCATTGATGTGGGCGGCCTCGGCGGAACGAGCTGGAGCGGTGTGGAATACTACCGCGCAAAGGACGAGATTGGAAGGGATTTGGCACTCCGCTTCTGGGACTGGGGCATAAAGACGGCCATCAGCGTTGCAGAAGTAAGGTACGCCACAGAGCTCCCGATAATAGCCACCGGCGGGATGAGGGACGGCATAGCGATGGCGAAGGCTTTAGCGATGGGAGCCACCTTCGCGGGTGTTGCTCTACCTCTCCTCAAGCCAGCCGTCAAGGGCGACGTTGAGGGCGTCATAAAAATCCTCAGGCGCTACATAGAGGAGATAAGAAACGCCATGTTCCTCGTCGGGGCCAGAAACGTCGAGGAGCTGAGGAAGGTTCCGCTCGTGATAACCGGCTTCACAAGGGAGTGGCTGGAGCAGAGGATTGACCTGCCCTCTTACTTGAGGAACAGGGGGTGA
- a CDS encoding mevalonate kinase, with product MSVKRVLASAPAKIILFGEHSVVYGKPAIAAAIDLRTYVRAEFNDTGAIKIEAHDIRTPGLIVSFTEDSIYFESDYGKAAEVLGYVRQAIELVKEEADVNGKGITVSITSQIPVGAGLGSSAAVAVATIGAVSRLLGLELSNEEVGKLGHRVELLVQGASSGIDPTVSAIGGFIHYQKGEFEHLPFMELPIVVGYTGSSGSTKELVAMVRRNYEEMPEIFEPILNSMGRLVEKAREVITSDLDRDLKFQTLGKLMNINHGLLDAIGVSTKKLSELVYAARTAGALGSKITGAGGGGCMYALAPGKQSEVATAIAIAGGTPMITKISREGLRIEEVE from the coding sequence ATGAGCGTTAAAAGGGTTCTTGCTTCGGCACCGGCTAAAATTATCCTCTTCGGAGAGCACAGCGTTGTCTACGGAAAACCCGCTATAGCAGCGGCCATAGACCTCAGAACCTACGTCAGGGCCGAGTTCAACGATACGGGAGCGATAAAGATAGAGGCCCACGACATAAGGACGCCGGGCCTAATAGTTTCCTTCACCGAGGACAGCATCTACTTTGAAAGCGACTACGGAAAGGCCGCTGAGGTTCTCGGCTACGTCAGGCAGGCGATAGAGCTTGTAAAAGAAGAAGCAGACGTAAACGGAAAGGGAATAACGGTCTCAATAACCTCTCAGATTCCCGTCGGTGCTGGTCTTGGAAGCTCGGCGGCAGTTGCCGTTGCGACCATAGGTGCTGTCTCAAGGCTCCTCGGACTTGAGCTGAGCAACGAGGAGGTTGGAAAGCTCGGCCACAGGGTTGAGCTTCTCGTCCAGGGCGCTTCCAGCGGCATCGACCCGACGGTTTCAGCCATAGGCGGCTTCATACACTATCAGAAGGGGGAGTTCGAGCACCTTCCCTTCATGGAGCTTCCAATAGTCGTTGGATATACAGGTTCGAGCGGTTCAACGAAAGAGCTCGTTGCAATGGTCAGGCGGAACTACGAGGAGATGCCAGAGATATTCGAGCCTATACTGAACTCGATGGGGAGGCTCGTTGAGAAGGCCAGGGAAGTGATCACATCGGATCTCGACAGGGATCTGAAGTTCCAGACCCTCGGAAAGCTGATGAACATAAACCACGGTCTCCTCGATGCCATCGGCGTTTCGACCAAGAAGCTCAGTGAACTGGTTTACGCTGCCAGAACAGCTGGCGCTCTCGGGAGCAAGATTACCGGCGCTGGAGGCGGCGGCTGCATGTACGCCCTCGCACCGGGAAAGCAGAGCGAGGTGGCAACGGCCATAGCGATAGCCGGAGGAACCCCCATGATAACGAAGATAAGCAGGGAGGGCCTGAGGATCGAGGAAGTCGAATAA
- a CDS encoding isopentenyl phosphate kinase: MILVKIGGSVFSDKAGEPENFDTETVRRIAGEIAEFYPNEEFIVVHGGGSFGHYHASEHAIRDGLPGEWESDRRKKIGFSLTHQSMLRANARFIEVFLSQNLPAFSVSTSSIFLTERGEIVYADIEVIERLLELDFIPILFGDVSVDVAQGVDILSGDQIMAYLTKMLKPKKAIFLMDVDGIYDGKPGEGTLIPELAREEVPGLLERLHCTAAGTDVTGGICNKLRKAYEMAHYSEVWFVNGKVPGRLSGAIRGDGFGTRLR; this comes from the coding sequence ATGATACTCGTCAAAATAGGCGGGAGCGTCTTCAGCGACAAGGCTGGAGAGCCAGAGAACTTTGACACCGAAACCGTGAGGAGAATCGCCGGTGAGATAGCCGAGTTCTATCCCAACGAGGAGTTCATCGTGGTGCACGGCGGGGGCAGCTTCGGCCACTACCACGCGAGCGAGCACGCGATAAGGGACGGTCTCCCTGGAGAGTGGGAATCCGACAGAAGAAAGAAGATCGGGTTTTCCCTGACGCACCAGTCCATGCTGAGGGCCAACGCCCGCTTTATTGAGGTTTTTCTCTCCCAGAACCTCCCGGCGTTTTCGGTCTCAACGTCCTCCATCTTCTTGACGGAGAGAGGGGAGATAGTCTACGCCGACATTGAGGTTATCGAGAGGCTCCTTGAACTTGACTTCATCCCCATCCTCTTTGGTGATGTCTCCGTTGACGTCGCCCAGGGAGTAGACATCCTCTCCGGCGACCAGATAATGGCCTACCTAACGAAGATGCTGAAACCGAAAAAGGCAATATTCCTCATGGACGTTGATGGCATCTACGATGGAAAGCCCGGCGAGGGGACGCTCATTCCGGAGCTTGCCCGCGAGGAAGTTCCTGGCCTCCTCGAAAGGCTTCACTGCACCGCAGCCGGAACGGACGTTACCGGTGGGATATGCAACAAGCTGAGGAAAGCCTACGAGATGGCCCACTACTCTGAAGTTTGGTTTGTAAACGGTAAAGTCCCCGGAAGGCTGAGCGGAGCTATTAGGGGAGACGGCTTCGGGACGAGGCTGAGGTGA
- a CDS encoding FAD-dependent oxidoreductase: protein MKYDVVVIGGSAGGLTAAISAKRFYPDKSVLVIKKEDVSMIPCGIPYIFGTLRSVEDDVLPTERFLKPLGIDVLVDEVTEINPKSKTLLTKSGRGISWEKLVLATGSRPQIPDIPGVELEGVYTVSKDYHYLKELRESVEEAESVVIIGGGFIALEVGDEIRKLGKDVTIVVRSRLLRNSFDPEFSEMIENRLREVGINVVYGHVEGLVGRESVEGVKLVEGREIPADLVILSTGYRPNVELAVKAGLKVTRYGIWTDEYMRTSCLDIFAVGDCVEHRDFFTGKPFPLMLASTATFEARIAGANLFKLQIVRENRRTIGAYSTHVAGLTLAAAGLTEEAARKEGFEVIVGRATGPDRHPAKFEDTSMLTAKLIFSRDRGAILGAQLAGGKSVGEMINVLALAIQKRLTASELYTLQIATHPLLTASPVGYQILQAAEDALAKLRAGA, encoded by the coding sequence ATGAAGTACGATGTGGTTGTTATAGGTGGGAGTGCCGGCGGTCTAACGGCCGCGATCTCGGCCAAGAGGTTTTATCCCGACAAAAGCGTCCTCGTGATCAAGAAAGAGGACGTTTCCATGATTCCCTGCGGGATTCCGTACATCTTCGGTACCCTGAGGAGCGTTGAGGATGATGTTCTTCCAACGGAGAGGTTTCTCAAACCCCTAGGCATCGATGTTCTGGTCGATGAGGTCACGGAAATAAATCCCAAGTCCAAGACACTCCTGACAAAATCGGGAAGGGGAATAAGCTGGGAGAAGCTCGTTCTGGCGACGGGGTCAAGACCTCAGATTCCTGACATCCCCGGCGTTGAGCTTGAGGGTGTGTACACCGTCTCCAAGGACTACCACTACCTCAAAGAACTCCGTGAGAGTGTTGAAGAGGCCGAGAGTGTTGTCATCATCGGCGGCGGTTTCATAGCCCTCGAAGTTGGGGATGAGATCAGGAAGCTCGGGAAGGACGTTACGATCGTTGTCAGAAGCAGGCTGTTGAGAAACTCTTTCGACCCCGAATTCAGTGAGATGATCGAGAACAGGCTCAGAGAAGTCGGGATAAACGTTGTTTATGGGCACGTGGAGGGGCTCGTCGGCAGGGAGAGCGTTGAAGGTGTCAAGCTCGTCGAAGGTAGGGAGATCCCTGCCGATCTAGTAATTCTCTCAACGGGCTACCGTCCAAACGTTGAGCTGGCAGTAAAAGCCGGTCTAAAAGTTACAAGATACGGCATTTGGACTGACGAGTACATGAGAACCTCCTGTCTGGACATCTTCGCCGTCGGCGACTGCGTTGAGCACAGGGACTTCTTCACCGGAAAACCCTTCCCACTGATGCTGGCCTCAACGGCAACCTTCGAAGCGAGGATAGCCGGAGCGAACCTCTTCAAGCTCCAGATAGTCAGGGAGAACAGGAGGACAATAGGCGCTTACTCCACCCACGTCGCCGGCTTAACTCTTGCGGCGGCAGGATTGACTGAGGAAGCCGCTAGAAAAGAGGGCTTTGAGGTCATTGTTGGACGAGCTACTGGCCCCGACAGGCATCCAGCAAAGTTCGAGGATACCTCTATGCTAACCGCCAAGCTGATATTCTCTAGGGACAGGGGTGCCATTCTGGGCGCTCAGTTAGCCGGCGGAAAGAGCGTTGGCGAGATGATCAATGTTCTTGCCTTGGCAATACAGAAGAGGCTTACGGCCAGCGAGCTCTACACCCTCCAGATAGCGACTCACCCGCTCCTCACCGCCTCGCCAGTCGGATACCAGATACTCCAGGCGGCTGAGGACGCCCTTGCGAAGCTGAGGGCGGGGGCCTGA